A stretch of Blastocatellia bacterium DNA encodes these proteins:
- a CDS encoding alpha/beta hydrolase gives MNLFFQTARHKRPERESKLLLKAAEKFTFNWQGKDLVAWAWGVRPTILLVHGWNGRGAQLGSFINPLVSAGYRVIAYDAPGHGDSDGKHASLVDLSESLSALIDKLGSIAGVIAHSLGTAATTLALTQSKKIPWVVYIAPPLQPRDYVHKFAKFLKASPETTSLMMALMTVNFRRSWESLDIPELVKSLQTPLLVIHDEEDKDVPYFEGATLVKAWPKAKLITTKGLGHRRILHQSEVINQVLEFIQNQPIELAEVVEINQYSLKNKILAKKCSQETCNNLVLETLDKTGRQCSACLMDKELFNPSLRWA, from the coding sequence ATGAATTTATTTTTCCAAACAGCTAGGCATAAACGACCTGAAAGAGAAAGCAAATTGTTGTTGAAAGCAGCAGAAAAATTTACTTTTAATTGGCAAGGAAAAGACTTAGTAGCTTGGGCTTGGGGAGTTAGACCAACTATTTTGCTAGTTCATGGTTGGAATGGCAGAGGTGCGCAACTAGGCTCATTTATAAATCCATTAGTTTCAGCAGGTTATCGAGTAATAGCTTATGATGCACCTGGTCATGGGGATTCTGATGGCAAACATGCTTCCTTAGTTGACTTAAGCGAAAGTCTTAGTGCTTTAATAGACAAACTAGGCTCAATTGCTGGAGTTATTGCACATTCTTTAGGAACTGCTGCAACTACACTAGCTTTAACTCAAAGCAAAAAAATCCCTTGGGTAGTTTATATTGCTCCGCCACTGCAACCTCGTGATTATGTCCATAAATTTGCTAAATTCTTAAAAGCCTCACCAGAAACAACTAGCCTAATGATGGCATTAATGACTGTGAATTTTCGCCGAAGTTGGGAAAGTTTAGACATTCCTGAGCTAGTTAAATCTTTACAAACACCTCTTTTAGTTATTCATGATGAAGAAGATAAAGATGTCCCCTATTTTGAAGGAGCAACATTAGTTAAAGCTTGGCCTAAAGCAAAACTTATAACAACTAAAGGCTTAGGACATCGCCGCATTTTACACCAAAGCGAAGTAATTAATCAGGTATTAGAGTTTATTCAAAACCAACCTATTGAATTAGCTGAAGTAGTAGAAATTAATCAATATAGCTTAAAAAACAAAATCTTAGCTAAAAAATGTAGCCAAGAAACTTGTAACAACTTGGTTTTAGAGACTTTAGATAAAACAGGTCGTCAATGTTCCGCTTGTCTTATGGACAAAGAACTTTTTAATCCCAGCCTACGCTGGGCATAA
- a CDS encoding TetR/AcrR family transcriptional regulator, giving the protein MTKGKDTKSTILSAALTTVSQEGLEGLSFGKLAQNVGLSKSGLFAHFNSLENLQIAVIQTAVDIFIEKVIAPALKQPRGEPRICAFSNNIFEWGKTFPGGCPFVSMATEMDDKPGPVRDFLVSTQKDFLSVLANAAQIAIEEGHFRKNLNTQQFAYDFYSIILGYHHFHRLLNDTQAKSYYQNAFTALINNSH; this is encoded by the coding sequence ATGACTAAAGGCAAAGATACCAAATCAACAATTTTATCAGCAGCCCTAACCACCGTTAGCCAGGAAGGGTTAGAAGGCTTAAGTTTTGGTAAACTTGCTCAGAATGTCGGGCTGTCTAAAAGCGGATTATTTGCACATTTTAATTCACTTGAAAACCTGCAAATAGCTGTAATACAAACGGCTGTAGATATTTTTATTGAAAAAGTAATTGCTCCTGCACTAAAACAACCTCGCGGAGAGCCACGAATTTGTGCATTTAGCAATAATATCTTTGAATGGGGAAAAACTTTTCCTGGTGGTTGTCCTTTCGTTTCTATGGCAACGGAAATGGATGATAAACCGGGCCCGGTACGTGACTTTTTAGTTAGCACCCAAAAAGATTTCCTTTCTGTTTTAGCTAATGCCGCACAAATTGCTATAGAAGAAGGTCATTTTCGTAAAAACTTGAATACACAACAATTTGCTTATGACTTTTATTCTATTATTTTAGGCTACCACCATTTCCACCGCTTGCTTAATGACACACAAGCAAAAAGCTACTACCAAAATGCTTTTACAGCATTAATTAATAACTCTCATTAA
- a CDS encoding 3-hydroxyacyl-CoA dehydrogenase translates to MDVKGQVALVTGGASGLGEACVRRLVSAGAKAVILDLNEERGNALATELGENASFVKASVASAEDVQKAVDTCLSAFGGLNILINCAGIGAAQRVIGKQGPMELSHFARTIEVNLIGTFNCIRLAAAVMSKNEPNEAGERGVIINTASVAAFDGQIGQAAYSASKGGVVGMTLPIAREFARFGIRVLTIAPGLFDTPLLAGLPEPARQSLAQQVPFPARLGRPAEYGALAHHIIENEMLNGEVIRLDGAIRMAPQ, encoded by the coding sequence ATGGATGTAAAGGGCCAAGTTGCTCTAGTTACTGGCGGTGCTTCTGGTTTAGGTGAAGCTTGTGTGCGTCGTTTAGTCAGTGCTGGAGCAAAAGCAGTAATTCTTGATCTAAATGAAGAGCGGGGTAATGCTTTAGCTACCGAACTAGGAGAAAATGCTAGTTTTGTTAAAGCTAGTGTTGCCTCAGCAGAAGATGTTCAAAAGGCAGTAGATACTTGTTTATCAGCTTTTGGAGGATTAAATATTTTAATTAATTGTGCTGGAATTGGTGCAGCACAAAGAGTAATAGGAAAACAAGGGCCAATGGAGTTATCACATTTTGCCCGTACTATAGAAGTTAATTTAATAGGTACTTTTAATTGTATTCGTTTAGCTGCGGCAGTAATGTCTAAAAATGAGCCTAACGAAGCAGGGGAAAGAGGAGTAATTATTAATACTGCCTCTGTAGCTGCATTTGATGGACAAATTGGACAAGCAGCCTATTCTGCTTCTAAAGGTGGTGTGGTTGGAATGACTTTGCCAATTGCACGAGAATTTGCACGTTTTGGTATTCGAGTTTTAACCATTGCACCAGGTCTATTTGATACACCACTTCTAGCAGGCTTGCCAGAACCAGCTAGACAATCGCTAGCCCAGCAAGTGCCTTTTCCAGCAAGACTTGGCCGTCCTGCTGAGTATGGCGCGCTAGCACATCATATTATTGAAAATGAAATGTTAAATGGCGAAGTGATCCGATTAGATGGAGCAATTCGCATGGCACCACAATAA